A stretch of DNA from Electrophorus electricus isolate fEleEle1 chromosome 18, fEleEle1.pri, whole genome shotgun sequence:
GTGTTCCAGAGTCAAAGATGTAGTTTATTTTTTacctatgtaaaaaaaaatcctaagtGGAACAATTTaacccagttttttttttctgctgttgaGGTCccatgtaaaataaatcttCGTTAACATTTAGCATGTTACACCAACTTCGACAAGCAAGGAGCGGCTGAAATTTGTCCCCcttaccatttttaaattgactttattaagcaaattcaattcaattcaatacaaacactccattTGTCCAACTTAACCTTCCCGAACCAGATGAGAAAATGTATCACATAGGAGCGAAGGGCTAACTGTTAGCATGCTATACCAGTTTCGAACACAAGGGGTCAATTCAGTTCAATGGACTCCATGAACAGAGGCAATGAGAAAAGGGCTGGTCGCCAAAACGTTAAAGGTTAGTTAGTTTAGATTGTTcagttgttcattttttattcaaatcaGTTCTAAAATGAGGTGCTATGAATGAATTAGTTAACTTAGTAAGTTTAGACAGATAAAAAGATCGTTTTTGATCATGACAAATTGACAGAAGATCATTTTGGCTCATAATAAATAGCTAAAAcaaattgtttggtttttgatcatttatttgatcatttgaataatttgatATGAACAAGCTTTATATCTGCGCAGTTGTAGTAaagctaaacatttattttccaatTCACATTTGTTCGTTGAACATGATTTGAAAGATGACTCGTGattctgtttactgttttgctTTCAAAAGATCGATTGTAATATAGCTGTCATAAGCTGGCATTCCTTTAGACTAATCATTATAATGATGCTACATTTATATTGGGGCTTTTACAGGGGTGCCAATTGGTGCcactatatgattatataaaacataattccCTTAGAGAtgaaaaacagtataaaattAAACTATACCATCCTATATAGTATAATTTTCTTACAGGTCAATTTCAAGGAGTGTGAACATCGTTTTGATGACCATGACATATCACCACCTGAAGAGATTTTAAAAGCCACTTGTTGCTTAATGTACTGAATTTAATACCACTCCCTCAAGACTAACTGAACTTTATCTAGTACTGAACTATATTCATATAAACCATATTTGACCTTGTTTGGGGAATGCTATATACTGCACTTTTCAAAATGACAGAGTGACTTCATGTTCGTTTATAGGCTTTTCCATATAGAGCTGTAACAACTacatgatgaaaataaacaagcatgTGATGTCACTTGAATAACATCATTTTAACAACAGTAGCAGATCTTTTACCCATTGGGTGCTGAAATCTCACAGATCCCCTCAGGTCTGTCTACATTCTGGCTCTTCCACTTTTAAGTTACTCTGTTACAGGTAGATCTGCCATTCTGTTAAAGCTAGACCTACCTCCTTGTGACTACCGCTCCTTTTTCATGGATAAAGCTGCTTTTGGCAAGCAAATGTCACTCTCTTGTAGTTCAATAAAAGAATCCCTTAAGGCTCTTTAAAAATTAAGGCCAAAATACTAGAATACTGAGAACAAAAATatcatgaattttttttttaaagatatgatAGATCAACACTCTTGACATGTTTGCAGCCATTATGGtaataaacagaacacaaaaaaattaaagtctCTGCACATGTCACCAGAGTCTGATACAGCTGTTCTCGTGCTGGTTATTCTAAAGCTCCTTTATCTATTAGGGAATGTTTTGATCTCTGCATCAGGCAAACCACCCATGCAAAGCTCGATTAATTTGTTAAAAatcaaatgcataaaaaaaatcttaatggGGGACAATTTACCAATTTTTCTTAACAAATGTCAAACTAAAGAAAAAGACTAAGGAAGCTCTGCATGCAACTATACTACTAGTTAACAGTTAAGTTACCTTTTCAATTCAGGCTACTGTAGGTATTGAATAAAGTTGTATATACATTTCCTAGGGCTGCAACAACTAATCTACAATACTGAATGATCTCATGAGTTATGTAAATCATATGCTACGACCTTCATAATTCCAGACACTGTAGAATCAATGCTAAAGGTGCATTTGAAGCTCTTTGGGAAGCTTTTGGCTTAACAGCACCTCATGTTGGCTTTTCCTTTATCTTTTGTCTGTTAGTGTTATTCCCCCAGTAGATCTGGAcaagggttgttttttttgtttttttgtaatttatttggaactttttaattcacatatattttagtttgataGGAGTTATGGTGCACAAATTTTAGTACTGTGCTCtgttttaagtttcaagttGTAATTTACTTGATATAAATGATAATCCCATCTAGGCAGCTGGAAGACATTTGTCACAGTATCCAGGCTATGCAAAATAACATGGACCCGGTGTGCAGTGACCCACCGCAGGCCTGTGTTGGGTTATCTGTGGGTTAGCTGAACAGTGTACTGcccaaataaaattattaaggGCCCCCTGGGGTGCAAGGATGCAGACCACAGAGTTTTCTGTGGGTTAGCCCTAACTGTCAGAGTCCCCAGGTAGCCCACAGTGGGCCCACACAGGCATGATTGTAGGGTATATTATCACATTCTACAAACACCTCTTGGAGGTTTCAGTACTCTGTGGGCACCAGAGAAATGTCAGGACCACCCAGAGACAAGGGGACTTGCATTCAGGGTTGGAGACCTTGAGACAAGAACCCTGACTCTGGGTCCCCAGACTGCCACTGACCGCATCAATCAGTTAACTGGGGGGTTGTGATATTGCAGCTAGGGCCCCAcctttctgttctgtgtgctgCATGTACATAAAAAATAACTGACGAACAAGGACGACCTTCTCTCCATAAAGACGTTTCCTGATGTGTTAGCTATTGCAGATGGACCAGGCTGAAGTGCTTAGTTGCTGATTACAGGGGGCAGTCACAgacattttttccccttagaACAGGTATTTTAGTGAACGCGATCCCGATGTAAAGCTCGTTTAGCGAGAGTTCTAAATTGCTTACATCAGCTTTATCACAGCTGACTCAGCTCATAAATTACTTTGGCTAATGAGATAGGCCTAGATCAGGCCTTTTAGACTGCAGCAAATTAGCGCGGCGCGAAACTCATAATTAAAGAATTGGCCTGCATTCAGTTCAAGTTGTAATTTGAATTGAATTGGAATCTGAAATGGAATGAGAACAAGTTTAATTCCAAAAATTGCTGCagtcacaaaacagaaattgtagtaaatatatttatatatatttatttcaaccAAAATGGATTAATTATATGTTCTATAGAGCTCACTTTGAATTTAATTCTACTTGTATTCTCCTTCATTAAATGCGAATTTGGAATTCCATGCTGCGCTCCGTTTTCTCCTTTTTGCTACCTGATTAAGTTCAAAGGTTTAAGAGGCACTCTCAATTCAATTCGTATCCAGGGGGAAACCGCAAAAACAGCGTAATATGTGTAACACTCGGGAATTAGACATGGCCGAGTGCCACTTGTACTTTAGCCCGGCTCGCGCTGCAGGCTGGGTCCGCTCACCTGTAGTGACGTATACGGAGACTGTGGTAGGCGTTGTGCACCGAGTCTGAGAAACGTTTCTGAGGAACCAGCAAGGAAACAATTAACCGCGGCTATACGGACAACGTCGGTTTCACGCTTGGAAACTGTTCTCAAGTTTCTATACGTATAGCCTAGAGGTAAGGTATGGCTTACGACTTGACGGCCTAACTTTAAACTGACAAAATAATCGTAACCTACGTTTTCATTGTCTTCTTAGTAGCGAAACACTAAAATGCTTTGTCGACTCCTTTATTTTCTGGTTGGCCGTTAATTTCCCAGGAGGCTATGGTAAAAGCTTTGTGGTTATGTCGCATTTCTCGGTCAGTCGTAACAtagttattttgttattatggTTGACATTTGTCACATTTGGTCATGTGCAAGCAGCCGTTGCAGCTGGCCACTACGTTTATCTTTGCTGCATGTCTTGTAGATTCTTTAATGGTTCTTCAATAAATTGTTTACAGACGTCGATGATTTTAAGTTTCAGTTGCTTTGCCTGTTGAAAGTTAATCCAGTTACTCCAGTTTGGTTTTTGCTTCTGATAGTGTGCGTGTCTGAATGTCAAATAAACGGGCGTTGGTGTTCCACGctactcgtccccgcatcctccttaaagccTCCTCGTTACAGTTTTATTCCAttccatttattttatcattccGCTCTataatttcaacatttcaaaaaaagatacattatgggaaataaatcagtaaagcaGAAAATAGAAGAGCCAACACCCCTTAGCTTAATATTATCAGAGGGAACTGGGACTGAAGGAATTGAGAAGTTTTatgaagaaatggaacaaaatgaCTAAATGAACAATTCTGCAATACTGAAACCCAACCTTGGAATGGAACATCACCTCACGCCCTGGTGTtacataaatatgaatataaacacGCTGGTCTGTCTGAACTACATTTGACAAGCAAAACCCATCCCAATACATCATGTCACAACAATTATAGAATTCTAAAAGCTGAATCTTAATTTCTTTGTAAAGTAACTTGCCTTATATTTCTGTTATTATTTAATAGCATTTGTATTACCTTTAAGTTTTACACTTCAGTCAGGGACTGAAAAATTGGCAAACTGCACTGCAACTGTACTTTTTTCTAGAAATTATGATCTATGTATTTTCTAGAATTTACAGAAAGCCTTTAGTCATTCTAGTATTTCTAGAGGCAAAGACAAAGGAAGATAATCTTCACTCTGattatgcatttattaacatgcaCCTTCACCATCCTTTGAAAAGGCTACAGAGCAAGCAAATCTCAGAGAACAAAAGgatagatgaaaaaaaaacacccccttTTTTTGCTAACTTGTTTTGCTAATGTGTTTATGCTATATaccaaaaatattgtttaagtAATATGTATTTCCCTGCTGGCAAATATGCTTTCATATCATTTGTCTTAGCTGATGGTAGAgtatttttgtatctttttcAGTTACAATTATGTATGTCATTGTCCATACCAAATGTTGATTGTAACCACTAGTGCCAGGCGGATCCCTCAAATATTCATCAGCCCTGAAGTAAGGTGTTAAAGTACAATCATTACAGTCATTTAATATATGTAGTATATCAATGCCTCTGCAGGATGGGATACTGAAGGGTTACATATTTTAACTTAATCTGAATCCTTTTCAAATTGAAGAGGACACCAGGGAAGAAGCTGAAATGTCTTCAGTTATTCtgtaagaaaacaaagagcagTCAATAGCAGTAACGAGAAAGATGATTTTCTCAACAATGTCCTTACTGTTCAAATTATTGAAAGagttaaagaaagaaagtataccttgaagtgtgtgtgtgtgtgtgtgtgtgtgtgtgtgtgtgtgtgtctaatatatatatatatatatatatatatatatatatagttgtctGAAGTACATTTTAGCCAGATGCTACATATGTACATTGGTATCTCTGAACCACACCTGACAACCAAAACCCCTCCCAACATGTTGTCACACCACATAACTGTGCATAATCCTCCCCAAAGCATAAATATTGCAGTTGGTATCTTTCTCCAAAAAATATTGAAAGGTATGAGCTGTTTAGAATTTTTCATGCTATCAATTTTTCACCAATCAGATTTCACTCTGGCTAATCAGAGATGCATTTTACTGCTGAGTGTAAATACCCATGATTAAAATCTTATCAAGAAAATCTACAAACAATTTGCATAATTGAATAGGTGTAAACAGGGTCTAAGCCATTTCGGTGGTAAACTGAGAGCAGTGAACAATATAAATGGGTGATGACAAAAGAGAAACTCACTGTGCACCACACAGGAATATTTAATGCTCAGGTACTTGTAAGTGCCATAACAGGGGTCAGAGAAGACAGAGTTTGTGGCAGGTACTACACAGCTGCTTTTGCCGTCACATCTgtggagggaaaaaatgtaatgagaaataaaaaaaactcaatgaaaaaaaaaagtcgatTTCCATTGTTAATTATTACTTTATAATATCCACCTGGATCTTTGTTCTTACCTCATTTTGATCACCTTTGCACTGATGATAGTCATGGACttaaatgtttggattttgCACTGCCACATTTGTGCAGtggctaaaaatgtattttctagtatttgtaaaatgttttacttattCTATCATTTGAGTATTTAGATAAATTAAGAAAGTCTAGTCATTGTAGTATGTGAGATTCTAGTATTGTTTTCTCCATTTAGATTGGCCCTTTAGAAATGAATATAAAAGTACGATGGTCATACATTGAATTTGAAGTTTAGTTGGACTCACCTGTTTGTAACCTCATACAATGTGTTGGTTCCATAACAGTCGGTTTTAGTGATTTGGCTGCTGGGTCGTCCAGCAGAGCACGTTGTGGAATCAGTTCGGCCATAGTTAGCACTGAGGATATTCAAAACACCAGCTCCTACAATTTAAGGAGTTTAGTATAAAAACAGGTTACTATGATTGAGGAAAGCAGCAGTAAAATATATGAAGATAGCTTACATCCTGTACAGTACCTTGCAGTGTGCATGgtactgcatgtgtgcaaatgtgtgcacaGATCAGTTACAAAAATGAGATAAGCAGTGCTGGGAGAGTAAGACTGCACTGAAAGaattctgtgtatgtttggaaaCCATCGTTACTTAAGTTTCCTTATAAcataacaattatttaaatgattgtaaTAGTTTGGGAGAAAGCCCACATCTTAACTTCCTGCCTCCTATGTAACTTCCTATACATACCCAACttcccctctgacctctgtgtcaaACTTTGTGCACCCCAACCATCCCATCACCTGTGCTTCTCCTCATCTCCTGCACTTATCCATCGGTTCTTTACCCAAAGTGAGATCTGGCTTTTTGACACAAAGCAGAACTCCAGCTCCAGTGCTCGGAGTTCCTTTCCCCctctacagttatacagtttaCTCCTCAAACTGTATCTGATTAATTAAAGGCATGGTCTGCACTCACAAACAGTGGGAGGTACTGAGTTATTGTCTCACCATCTTGAATACATgaaatacatgtatattattaaaaacagacaTCTTTACTAAGTTTTTCTTGAATGTGCATTATAGTTGGATGTAATAGGACATTGTCTCATAATCTTGATCATATAAGGGGATACATGTCAAAGAGAAGCCTGTACCAACCACATGTCAAAACAGCATTATCTCCTTCACAGGTCACACTGGTCTCTACAGgacacagaaaccacagcagaaataattgtttaattcctGTTAAATGTGACAATCCAAGACAAAGTTACATTTCTGCAAACATTTACCCTTGTTTGCGTTTAGTCATAGTTCAAAAATGCTAAAAGCCAAGGTAGATTTTCTTTGCCAAAGATTGTAGATCTAGATTGTAATGAGCCAGATTTTTAAACAAGGCCTTTTATTGTATGTGGAGAATACAAACAATTTGCATAATTGAACAGGTGTAAACAGAGTCTAAGCCACTTCAGTGGTAAACTGAGAGCAGTGAACAATATAAATGGGTGATGACAAAAGAGAAACTCACTGTGCACCACACAGGAATATTTAATGCTCAGGTACTTGTAAGTGCCATAACAGGGGTCAGAGAAGACAGAGTTTGTGGCAGGTACTACACAGCTGCTTTTGCCGTCACATCTgtggagggaaaaaatgtaatgagaaataaaaaaaaactcaatgaaaaaaaaaagtcgatTTCCATTGTTAATTATTACTTTATAATATCCACCTGGATCTTTGTTCTTACCTCATTTTGATCACCTTTGCACTGATGATAGTCATGGACttaaatgtttggattttgCACTGCCACATTTGTGCAGtggctaaaaatgtattttctagtatttgtaaaatgttttacttattCTATCATTTGAGTATTTAGATAAATTAAGAAAGTCTAGTCATTGTAGTATGTGAGATTCTAGTATTGTTTTCTCCATTTAGATTGGCCCTTTAGAAATGAATATAAAAGTACGATGGTCATACATTGAATTTGAAGTTTAGTTGGACTCACCTGTTTGTAACCTCAGACAATGTGTTGATTGCATAACAGTCGGTTTTAGTGATTTGGCTGCTGGGTCGTCCAGCAGAGCACGTTGTGGAATCAATTCGGCCATAGTTAGCACTGAGGATATTCAAAACACCAGCTCCTACAATTTAAGGAGTTTAGTATAAAAACAGGTTACTATGATTGAGGAAAGCAGCAGTAAAATATATGAAGATAGCTTACATCCTGTACAGTACCTTGCAGTGTGCATGgtactgcatgtgtgcaaatgtgtgcacaGATCAGTTGCAAAAATGAGATAAGCAGTGCTGGGAGAGTAAGACTGCACTGAAAGaattctgtgtatgtttggaaaCCATCGTTACTTAAGTTTCCTTATAACAtatcaattatttaaatgattgtaaTAGTTTGGGAGAAAGCCCACATCTTAACTCCCTGCCTCCTATGTAACTTCCTATACATACCCAACttcccctctgacctctgtgtcaaACTTTGTGCACCCCAACCATCCCATCACCTGTGCTTCTCCTCATCTCCTGCACTTATTCATCGGTTCTTTACCCAAAGTGAGATCTGGCTTTTTGACACAAAGCAGAAGTCCAGCTCCAGTGCTCGGAGTTCCTTTCCCCctctacagttatacagtttaCTCCTCAAACTGTATCTGATTAATTAAAGGCATGGTCTGCACTCACAAACAGTGGGAGGTACTGAGTTATTGTCTCATCATCTTGAATACATgaaatacatgtatattattaaaaacagacaTCTTTACTCAGTTTTTCTTGAATGTGCTTTATAGTTGGATTTAATAGGACATTGTCTCATAATCTTCATCATATAAGGGGATACATGTCAAAGAGAAGCCTGTACCAACCACATGTCAAAACAGCATTATCTCCTTCACAGGTCACACTGACaaccacagcagaaatcatTGTTTAATTCCTGTTAAATGTGACAATCCAAGACAAAGTTACATTTCTGCAAACATTTACCCTTGTTTGCGTTTAGTCATAGTTCAAAAATGCTAAAAGCCAAGGTAGATTTTCTTTGCCAAAGACTGAAGATCTAGATTGTAATGAGCCAGATTTTTAAACAAGGCTTTTTATTGTATGTGGAGAATACAACCAAACTCGCAATGAgcgacaggtgtacgcaatcaaacaatgtAAGTACAAAACGAAACTACACATGATAGAGAAAACACGGAACGCTGAAGGGACTGAACATGACAGGTGAGATGTGATTCatactgttaaaatatttttattattaatatttataatgttaCAGTATGTAAACTtaataatgcataaataaatgctcATGTACAGATAAGTGACTGTAGTCACTGAtaatataaagaaattaattcttaaaaacacagagaagaaagtAATAAAGAAAGACCATGACAATGTTAACAGTGTGAGGAGTTGATGCTGTTGGTGCATTTAATACTTACCCGCATGAACAAGCAAGTCAGGAGCTACAGCCAACACTGACAAAAAGAAaacgagaaaaaaaagagactccTTTAACTACCTCTAAAACAGCCCAAACTGAATGTAAATCGGTGCTTGTCCTATGGTAGCATTCAATGCAATTTGGTGTTTTCCTTGGGCTAATACACAGATTTCATACTTAAAGAGTCCTGTATTGGTTGCAGTATGACCTGCACTAAAAGTGCAATTAGTTTTTGCTTCAGAAACATGGACAGAACTTACGCATGAGTAGAGAGAGCTTCAGGAAGAacattgtgctgtgttgttggTCAGAGATGCAGATGAGGCTTCAAGTGTTTATACCACTGGACCTGATCAGTATTTAAATGCCATAACCAGGAAGCATTTTCTCAAGCAGGAAACACCCTTGAAGTATAACAAAAGTAATCTTCTCATTTCAATATATCTTTATTTTGTAGCTGACATTTGCTATAAGGAAGTTTAAACTGAATGTTACAGTAAGCCTCTCTTACCATAATTGTAAATGATAACCTAATAAACCTGTTTTTaaccccccacccactctgGGTTTGTTATGGAAAATGGAGTTCccttgtttattgttcatcttCATCTCACTGATTAAGAGTTGCTGAAGATCCATTTGTGTCAGCATTCAGCAGACAATTGAGAGCAGAGGCGAAGCTTGGAGGATAAATGTGGCTGTGAATGTAGTTGCCGTGCGGCAGCCGCACACATGCTCTTTCACTCATTGATACAATCAAACATAGAGGTTTTCATATTACGATACGTGAAATATTTTGAGTATTTTACTATACTACGGGAATCGCACTACATACAGCATGTTTTTAATCACACTAGGAAAGGGGGTGTGTCCCAGACATTGTATTTCCCTTTCGAGTTCAGAGTGGTTGGGATTCTTAAtcttctttttgtctttagGGTATTTGTTAGGTAGGAGGATGCTGGGGTCATTTTTCTTGACACTGCTTGGGCTTTCAGCAGCTATCAGTGAAGCTGGCTCGCAGCACCACCAAGACGTTTATAGCTGTCTGGTGGCTCcagtgaaaatggaaaaaaacagttGAAATTGTAcattcatgtgtgcgtgtggcttATTCCTCCTTGCCATTTCTTCCTCAGGTTGTCCAAGCCTTTCACTCCCTTTTCCCCcttatttctttacatttatttagtttttgttcatgtttaccGTTAATTTTGCTTGTAACAGCATTTAT
This window harbors:
- the LOC118242941 gene encoding L-rhamnose-binding lectin CSL3-like, translating into MFFLKLSLLMLLAVAPDLLVHAGAGVLNILSANYGRIDSTTCSAGRPSSQITKTDCYAINTLSEVTNRCDGKSSCVVPATNSVFSDPCYGTYKYLSIKYSCVVHKTSVTCEGDNAVLTCGAGVLNILSANYGRTDSTTCSAGRPSSQITKTDCYGTNTLYEVTNRCDGKSSCVVPATNSVFSDPCYGTYKYLSIKYSCVVHK